A genomic segment from Nodularia sphaerocarpa UHCC 0038 encodes:
- a CDS encoding Crp/Fnr family transcriptional regulator, producing MEDRYSVQATSNPWIISSAPFFQGLPESAVELALTNLVTRTHPANQVILLENDWGGAVYFILDGWVKIRTYNMEGKEVTLNIIGKGELFGEMAALDEVPRSTDVITLTPTMIGSMPSQNFVKLLHTEPLAGLRLSQLMARRLRQVNRRLRLRESDSQSRVADTLLFLAEGQGTQGQTGTEIPNLPHRELSSLSGLARETVTRVLTRLEKKGLITKDPDTICIPDLSALEKMIV from the coding sequence ATGGAAGACCGATATAGTGTGCAAGCAACCAGTAATCCCTGGATAATCTCATCTGCTCCCTTTTTTCAAGGGTTGCCAGAAAGTGCTGTAGAATTAGCCCTTACCAATCTTGTTACCCGTACACATCCAGCCAACCAAGTGATTTTGCTGGAAAATGATTGGGGTGGTGCTGTATATTTTATATTAGATGGTTGGGTAAAGATTCGTACCTACAATATGGAAGGTAAAGAAGTTACACTGAATATTATTGGTAAAGGGGAATTGTTTGGTGAAATGGCGGCTTTAGATGAAGTACCTCGTTCTACTGATGTGATTACCCTGACTCCAACGATGATTGGTAGTATGCCATCTCAGAATTTTGTCAAGTTACTTCATACAGAACCGTTGGCGGGACTGCGATTGTCACAATTGATGGCTCGACGCTTACGACAAGTAAACCGCCGCCTGCGATTGCGAGAATCTGATAGTCAGTCACGAGTAGCCGATACTTTGTTATTTTTGGCAGAAGGACAGGGAACACAAGGGCAAACTGGGACAGAAATTCCCAATTTACCTCATCGAGAATTGAGTAGTTTGAGTGGACTGGCCAGGGAAACAGTTACTAGAGTATTAACAAGGCTAGAAAAAAAAGGCTTGATTACCAAAGATCCTGACACAATTTGTATTCCTGATTTGTCAGCCCTGGAAAAAATGATCGTGTAG
- a CDS encoding DUF2232 domain-containing protein, which translates to MSISDSLPDENPSPEFPHGLNKQLEPEQLRRPRLKVDAPLRMVETAFLASAASLIWFINFYFPLGPVLRIFFPVPIALVYLRWGKRAAWMAAVTSGLLLSVLMGPVRSLLFVMPFGFMGVLLGVTWHRRVPWIVSIILGTLLGTLGVFFRLWLLSVLSGEDLWIYVINQVTELIEWAFLRLQVLAVPSVFFIQVGAVVLIMFNNLIYLFMVHLAAWLLLDRLGNPIPRPPQWVQVLMDYEG; encoded by the coding sequence ATGAGTATTTCAGATTCTCTCCCAGATGAAAACCCATCCCCGGAATTTCCCCACGGACTAAACAAACAGTTAGAGCCAGAGCAGTTGAGGCGACCTAGACTAAAAGTTGATGCGCCTTTACGAATGGTGGAAACAGCATTTTTAGCTAGTGCTGCTAGCTTGATTTGGTTTATTAATTTTTACTTTCCTTTGGGGCCGGTATTACGGATATTTTTTCCCGTACCAATCGCTTTGGTTTACCTGCGCTGGGGCAAAAGAGCGGCCTGGATGGCTGCTGTTACTTCTGGGTTGCTGCTATCAGTGTTGATGGGGCCGGTTCGGAGTCTATTATTTGTGATGCCCTTTGGTTTTATGGGTGTGCTTTTAGGGGTAACATGGCATCGTCGTGTTCCCTGGATTGTATCTATCATCTTGGGTACGCTGTTGGGTACGTTAGGGGTATTTTTTCGGCTGTGGTTGCTGTCTGTGTTGTCGGGTGAAGACCTGTGGATTTATGTGATTAACCAGGTAACAGAACTGATAGAGTGGGCATTTCTGAGGCTGCAAGTATTAGCTGTTCCTAGTGTGTTTTTCATACAGGTGGGAGCAGTGGTTTTAATTATGTTCAATAACTTGATTTATCTGTTTATGGTACACCTAGCAGCATGGCTGTTATTGGATCGCTTGGGCAATCCTATTCCCCGTCCGCCACAATGGGTACAGGTTCTTATGGATTATGAAGGTTGA
- the cobT gene encoding nicotinate mononucleotide-dependent phosphoribosyltransferase CobT: MIRIYTQIEQGEEWISKYRNCLPVFACVLGFTDTGLIPGISAAGMTPEDRKYTACADAEFLYYGAGRKPLYPLPPLTAGASPVLISRAVVEALNIPVYLFNAGLPQPPDVPMIDLGGAPAQCLSTGAAMKIATVHHLLKQGLLWGERLAANFQQGYVILGECVVGGTTTALGILSGLGIDAVGKVNSSHPVCNHTQKWAVVQAGLERMRGNGGKLLDPLEIVAAVGDPMQVVVAGMAIAASRSCGVMLAGGTQMLAVYALMSAIADAYDLSWQPAEVVVGTTRWVAEDPTGSTIDLALSLGKTIPPLLATQLSFANSRYPQLQAYERGFVKEGIGAGSACIAAHLSQNWQQHQLLTAIESQLEQLKGTL; encoded by the coding sequence TTGATTCGTATTTATACCCAAATAGAACAGGGTGAAGAATGGATTTCTAAGTATCGGAATTGTTTACCGGTGTTTGCCTGTGTTTTAGGTTTTACTGACACTGGTCTGATTCCAGGTATTTCCGCAGCTGGTATGACTCCAGAAGATCGAAAGTATACTGCTTGTGCTGATGCGGAGTTTTTATATTATGGGGCGGGAAGAAAACCTCTCTATCCCCTACCACCACTGACTGCGGGCGCTTCACCTGTATTAATTTCTCGTGCTGTGGTGGAGGCACTGAATATTCCCGTCTATTTGTTTAACGCTGGCTTACCTCAGCCTCCAGATGTACCGATGATTGATTTGGGTGGCGCTCCAGCGCAGTGTTTAAGTACAGGTGCTGCTATGAAAATTGCGACTGTACACCACTTGCTTAAGCAAGGGCTACTGTGGGGAGAACGCCTGGCTGCCAATTTTCAACAAGGATATGTGATTTTAGGTGAGTGCGTTGTGGGAGGTACTACCACCGCCCTGGGAATTTTAAGTGGTTTGGGTATAGATGCAGTGGGAAAAGTCAACAGTAGCCATCCTGTTTGTAATCATACACAAAAGTGGGCGGTGGTACAAGCTGGACTGGAGAGGATGAGGGGAAACGGGGGAAAATTATTAGATCCCTTGGAAATTGTGGCGGCGGTCGGTGATCCGATGCAGGTGGTGGTGGCTGGAATGGCGATCGCCGCTAGTCGCAGTTGTGGTGTTATGCTCGCAGGTGGGACACAAATGCTGGCGGTTTATGCTTTAATGAGTGCGATCGCTGATGCTTATGATTTATCTTGGCAACCAGCCGAAGTCGTCGTAGGTACTACTCGTTGGGTAGCAGAAGATCCCACCGGTAGCACTATTGACTTAGCCCTCAGCTTGGGTAAAACAATTCCTCCCCTACTGGCTACTCAGTTAAGTTTTGCTAACTCTCGTTATCCCCAACTCCAAGCTTATGAGCGGGGCTTTGTCAAAGAAGGTATAGGGGCAGGATCCGCTTGCATTGCTGCTCATCTGAGCCAAAATTGGCAGCAACATCAACTTTTAACCGCCATTGAATCTCAACTCGAACAACTCAAAGGCACTTTATAA
- a CDS encoding extracellular solute-binding protein: MYNPNSQIPNSKSINRRSFLLGAGGLALSQLLVGCGNSNQTQLNIQLLKGSIPAQIVRQFRQSLQQQVQLNFAPVEQIQDLFKQLQGWQDQSKTTEQPFWNRFIPFRKSQPAVASDLVTLGDYWLKAAIEQKLIQPLEAAEVNQFKQWSALDQKWRELVTRNNQGNLDTQGNVWAAPYRWGSTVIVYHRQKLQSLGWTPEDWSDLWRDGLQQRISLLDQPREVIGLVLKKLGKSYNTENLDTIPELENELRALNKQVKLYSSNNYLEPLIIGDTWLAVGWSSDIIPILARYPQLSAVVPKSGTAIWADLWVRPTGVEKDTFSSQWIDFCWEPNIAKKISLLTRSNSPISSNTAPSDLQEPFRSLLEGNRAVFDNSEFLLSLPPSAMKQYESFFAKMKQE, translated from the coding sequence ATGTATAATCCAAATTCCCAAATTCCAAATTCTAAATCGATAAATCGACGGTCGTTTTTGTTGGGTGCAGGTGGACTGGCGCTTTCGCAACTGCTGGTTGGTTGTGGCAACAGCAACCAGACTCAACTCAATATCCAGTTATTAAAAGGTTCTATCCCCGCTCAGATAGTTCGTCAGTTTCGCCAAAGTTTACAGCAACAGGTACAGTTAAATTTTGCCCCAGTTGAGCAGATACAGGATTTATTTAAACAATTGCAAGGTTGGCAAGATCAATCAAAAACCACTGAGCAACCATTTTGGAATCGCTTTATACCATTTAGAAAATCCCAACCAGCAGTTGCATCTGACTTAGTGACATTAGGCGATTACTGGCTCAAAGCCGCTATTGAACAGAAACTCATTCAACCACTAGAAGCGGCGGAAGTCAATCAGTTCAAACAGTGGTCTGCTTTAGATCAAAAGTGGCGGGAACTGGTAACGCGCAATAATCAAGGCAACCTGGATACTCAAGGTAATGTTTGGGCGGCTCCTTACCGTTGGGGTAGTACAGTAATTGTGTATCATCGTCAAAAGTTGCAGAGTTTGGGTTGGACACCAGAGGATTGGAGTGATTTGTGGCGAGATGGATTGCAGCAGCGAATTTCTTTACTCGATCAACCTAGGGAAGTCATCGGTCTGGTTTTGAAAAAGCTGGGAAAATCCTACAACACGGAAAATCTCGACACCATACCAGAGTTAGAAAATGAACTACGGGCATTAAACAAACAGGTAAAGTTGTATAGTTCCAATAACTACCTAGAACCGCTAATTATTGGAGATACTTGGTTAGCCGTTGGTTGGTCAAGCGACATCATACCCATTTTGGCGCGTTATCCCCAACTGTCCGCAGTTGTCCCGAAATCAGGAACAGCTATCTGGGCAGATTTATGGGTACGCCCTACAGGTGTGGAAAAAGATACTTTCTCATCACAGTGGATTGATTTTTGTTGGGAACCAAACATTGCTAAAAAAATTTCTCTGTTAACTAGAAGTAATTCGCCAATTTCCTCTAATACTGCCCCATCCGACCTTCAGGAACCATTTAGAAGCCTATTAGAAGGTAATCGTGCAGTTTTCGACAACAGTGAATTTCTGCTTTCTTTACCTCCATCAGCAATGAAGCAGTATGAGTCTTTCTTCGCCAAAATGAAGCAAGAGTAG
- a CDS encoding Uma2 family endonuclease: protein MQVTQQRYYTPDEYLALEEAADYKSEYIDGEIIPMAGGTIDHNQIALNLSSELNFAFKRQNYRVFMGDVRLWIPQKRIYTYPDVMILADEPEFFNNRKDIIVNPQVIFEVLSKSTKGYDRENKFEAYRTISTFQEYLLIDQTRIHVEQFSKTGKKQWSLREYDEEDQAIALNTIPFEIFLQDLYSKVKFELVESNVDECS, encoded by the coding sequence ATGCAAGTAACACAACAGCGATACTATACCCCAGATGAATATTTAGCCTTAGAGGAAGCTGCTGATTATAAAAGCGAATATATTGACGGGGAAATAATTCCAATGGCAGGTGGAACAATAGATCATAACCAAATAGCACTAAACTTAAGTAGTGAGTTGAATTTTGCTTTCAAGAGGCAAAACTATCGAGTTTTCATGGGTGATGTTCGTCTATGGATACCCCAAAAGCGTATCTATACTTATCCAGATGTGATGATTCTGGCGGATGAACCGGAATTTTTCAATAATCGTAAAGATATAATTGTCAATCCACAGGTGATTTTTGAGGTTTTATCAAAATCGACCAAAGGCTATGACCGTGAGAATAAATTTGAGGCTTACCGAACTATTTCTACGTTTCAAGAATATTTACTAATTGACCAAACCCGGATTCATGTAGAGCAATTTTCTAAGACTGGGAAAAAGCAATGGTCGCTGCGTGAGTATGATGAGGAAGATCAGGCGATCGCACTCAATACTATACCCTTTGAGATTTTCCTACAAGATTTATACAGCAAAGTTAAATTTGAGCTTGTGGAGTCGAATGTTGACGAATGCAGTTGA
- a CDS encoding aldo/keto reductase produces MQYRRFGKTNLHLSVFSLGTMRYLADVENAQQTIAAALALGINHLETARGYGKSEEYLGAAIKSGLSLPRSQVYITTKIPPTVDADSMRRCINESLERLNLDYLDCLGIHGLNTWEHLQWVQANGGCMKAVQEAVDDGRVRHVGFSTHASLDIILAAINTDLFQFVNLHYYYFFQRHAPAIQLAAQKDMGIFIISPADKGGRLYTPPQTLTDLCQPYSPLELNYRFLLSDHRITTLSLGSANPDELIEPLQFADSDRQLTPSEKLAFQTLEETQKSALETDKCSQCYACLPCPENINIPEVLRLRNLAVAYDMTDYGKYRYGMFENAGHWFPGMKANRCTECGECLPRCPENLNIPALLADTHERLSGKNRRRLWE; encoded by the coding sequence ATGCAATACCGACGCTTTGGAAAAACTAACCTACACCTTTCGGTTTTCTCTTTAGGAACAATGCGCTATTTGGCTGATGTCGAAAATGCACAGCAGACAATAGCCGCAGCTTTAGCCCTGGGAATAAATCATCTAGAAACAGCCAGAGGTTATGGCAAAAGTGAGGAGTATCTTGGTGCAGCTATCAAAAGCGGATTATCATTACCCCGTTCTCAGGTTTACATCACTACCAAAATTCCGCCTACAGTTGATGCTGATAGTATGCGTCGGTGCATCAATGAATCCCTAGAACGATTAAATCTAGATTATCTAGATTGTTTAGGCATTCATGGCTTAAATACTTGGGAGCATCTCCAGTGGGTGCAAGCCAACGGTGGCTGCATGAAAGCCGTCCAGGAAGCTGTTGATGACGGTCGAGTGCGGCACGTTGGTTTTTCCACCCACGCTTCATTAGATATAATTCTCGCAGCGATTAATACAGATTTATTTCAATTTGTCAATCTGCATTATTACTATTTTTTTCAACGTCATGCCCCAGCAATTCAGCTAGCTGCCCAAAAGGACATGGGCATTTTTATAATTTCCCCGGCTGACAAGGGCGGTCGCCTCTACACGCCACCACAAACATTAACAGACCTGTGTCAGCCTTATTCACCTTTAGAATTAAATTATCGATTTTTACTCAGTGATCATCGGATTACTACTTTGAGTTTAGGGTCAGCTAACCCAGATGAATTAATAGAACCTTTACAGTTTGCTGATAGCGATCGCCAACTAACGCCTTCAGAAAAATTAGCTTTTCAAACATTAGAAGAAACCCAAAAATCTGCTTTAGAAACTGATAAATGTAGCCAGTGTTATGCTTGTTTACCTTGTCCAGAAAATATCAATATTCCCGAAGTTTTACGGTTACGAAATCTTGCTGTAGCTTATGACATGACCGACTATGGAAAATATCGTTATGGAATGTTTGAAAATGCTGGTCACTGGTTCCCTGGAATGAAAGCAAACCGTTGTACAGAATGCGGTGAATGTTTACCTCGATGTCCAGAAAATTTAAATATTCCCGCTTTGTTAGCAGATACTCACGAAAGATTAAGCGGAAAAAATAGGAGAAGACTGTGGGAATAA
- a CDS encoding bifunctional nuclease family protein encodes MIEMRVAGIALDAITRSPIVLLKDASDRRALPIYIGQEQARAIMAALENQKPPRPLTHDLIVNLLESCSMILEKVIIHSLQKDTFYAALIVQQGEIKKEIDARPSDAIAVALRTNAPIWVMEEVVSDASIPVDRDADEAEQQAFREFISNLRPEDLIKRFGNGDS; translated from the coding sequence ATGATTGAAATGAGAGTCGCTGGCATAGCATTAGATGCCATAACCCGCAGTCCCATCGTACTTTTGAAAGATGCCTCAGATCGGCGGGCTTTACCAATTTATATTGGACAAGAACAGGCTAGGGCAATTATGGCTGCGCTAGAAAATCAAAAGCCTCCCAGACCGCTAACACACGACTTAATTGTGAATCTTTTAGAGTCATGTTCCATGATTCTCGAAAAGGTGATTATTCACTCCTTGCAAAAGGATACATTTTATGCAGCTTTAATTGTCCAGCAAGGCGAAATCAAAAAAGAAATTGATGCGCGTCCTAGCGATGCGATCGCCGTTGCTCTGCGTACAAATGCCCCAATCTGGGTCATGGAAGAAGTGGTTTCCGATGCTTCAATCCCCGTTGATCGCGATGCTGATGAAGCAGAACAGCAAGCCTTCCGTGAATTTATCTCCAATCTTCGCCCCGAAGATTTGATCAAGCGCTTTGGTAATGGCGACAGCTAG
- a CDS encoding riboflavin synthase, with the protein MFTGLIQALGTMKPLEGDSWQITFVSQSSAVIMQDLAYGDSVAVDGVCLTVEKILNDGFIATASPETLRRTTLGDDQTKQGYVNLEASLRVGGKVGGHFVMGHVDGIGQLVTAAQTASSWEMTFTAPEAIARYIVPKGSIAVNGISLTVAEYQPELSQFTVAVIPLTYDDTNLRYLVSGSWVNLEGDILGKYVEKFLSPSKQHSKTDMVTPEFLAEHGYL; encoded by the coding sequence GTGTTTACAGGATTAATCCAAGCATTAGGAACGATGAAACCCCTGGAGGGCGATTCATGGCAAATTACCTTTGTAAGTCAGTCCTCTGCTGTCATTATGCAAGATTTGGCTTACGGCGACAGCGTGGCTGTAGATGGAGTTTGCTTAACAGTAGAGAAAATTTTAAACGATGGGTTTATCGCCACTGCTTCACCGGAGACTCTACGCCGCACTACTCTGGGAGATGACCAAACAAAACAGGGATACGTCAACTTAGAAGCTTCGCTGCGGGTGGGTGGTAAAGTCGGCGGTCACTTTGTCATGGGTCATGTAGACGGTATCGGTCAATTGGTAACGGCCGCACAAACGGCTAGTTCTTGGGAAATGACTTTTACTGCACCCGAAGCGATCGCGCGGTATATTGTCCCCAAAGGTAGCATTGCGGTGAATGGTATCAGCCTAACAGTAGCTGAATATCAGCCGGAATTGTCTCAGTTCACAGTCGCAGTCATTCCCCTCACCTACGACGATACAAATCTCCGTTATCTTGTCTCTGGCAGTTGGGTAAATTTAGAAGGAGATATTCTCGGCAAATATGTCGAAAAATTTCTTTCCCCTAGCAAACAACATTCCAAAACCGATATGGTAACACCTGAGTTTTTAGCAGAACATGGGTATTTGTAA
- a CDS encoding peptidoglycan DD-metalloendopeptidase family protein, whose protein sequence is MTQRHKSAHHHLNNSSKRYPYGKLFHIYASTLPAQSFFLLSSASFLSGGLAIAQTETGIDNIVPTVESSQPAVVIPNTVKKDTLSSALSRSQPEVAEPQADLRQRLRSTQEVSPPKATVTLEKPKAEVSPPKATVTLEKPKAEVSPPKATVTLEKPKAEVSPPKATVTLEKPKAEVSPPKATVTLEKPKAEVSPPKATVTLEKLRTQVAASSTPRTLPEKLPEIAQPSNNSNGATSATGATTRDYNSAYIDPINYNPNTTATYQAPNSVVLTERSSGCQTVLPSGQSISGSSCAQAPQEPARNQRVANSEPKTAPNWLETSKNTQVVNVPAARPTAPSAAPSAARPAAPSVATNNSNNRWTPNQAASSGARKTAYRPNRFIPNPRDFATTSAIASPMTPNGGTLPPPMTAGNIAPRPSTVAYDFQLASVLPQIPFTGTLAYGGDGEMRFPLSIPARISSVFGWRTHPISGDSRFHAGTDLAAPMGTPVVAAAEGTVQTANWMGGYGLAVTVNHPSSQQTLYAHLSELFVQPGQRVEKGTVIGRVGSTGNSTGPHLHFEVRHLKPQGWVAVDSGVQLQVALSQMVQALQTARVIQEPDS, encoded by the coding sequence ATGACGCAGCGCCATAAATCTGCCCATCACCATTTAAACAACTCATCAAAACGCTATCCATACGGAAAGCTCTTCCACATCTATGCATCTACCCTACCAGCACAAAGCTTTTTTTTGCTGAGTAGTGCCAGCTTCTTAAGTGGTGGCTTGGCAATTGCCCAAACAGAAACAGGTATAGATAATATTGTTCCCACTGTTGAAAGTTCTCAACCAGCAGTAGTAATACCAAATACCGTCAAAAAAGACACTCTTTCTTCAGCACTATCTCGATCGCAGCCGGAAGTTGCAGAACCGCAAGCCGATCTCAGACAGAGATTACGTAGTACACAAGAAGTTTCCCCTCCAAAAGCAACTGTGACTTTGGAGAAGCCCAAAGCTGAAGTTTCCCCTCCAAAAGCAACTGTGACTTTGGAGAAGCCCAAAGCTGAAGTTTCCCCTCCAAAAGCAACTGTGACTTTGGAGAAGCCCAAAGCTGAGGTTTCCCCTCCAAAAGCAACTGTGACTTTGGAGAAGCCCAAAGCTGAAGTTTCCCCTCCAAAAGCAACTGTGACTTTGGAGAAGCCCAAAGCTGAGGTTTCCCCTCCAAAAGCAACTGTGACTTTGGAAAAACTCAGAACTCAAGTAGCCGCTTCTAGTACACCACGCACGTTACCTGAAAAACTCCCAGAAATTGCCCAACCATCAAATAACTCTAACGGCGCAACCAGTGCAACAGGAGCTACAACCAGGGATTATAATAGCGCCTATATTGATCCGATCAATTATAACCCCAATACTACGGCTACTTATCAAGCACCTAACTCTGTGGTGCTAACAGAACGCTCTAGTGGTTGTCAAACCGTTTTACCCTCTGGGCAAAGTATATCAGGCAGTAGTTGCGCTCAAGCACCCCAAGAACCTGCGCGCAATCAGCGAGTAGCTAATTCTGAGCCTAAAACAGCACCCAACTGGCTTGAAACTAGCAAAAATACTCAGGTAGTGAACGTTCCAGCAGCTCGACCAACAGCTCCCTCAGCAGCTCCCTCAGCAGCTCGACCAGCAGCTCCATCAGTAGCCACTAATAACAGTAACAACAGATGGACTCCTAATCAGGCTGCATCTAGTGGTGCTAGGAAAACTGCATATCGCCCTAATCGGTTTATCCCTAACCCTAGGGATTTCGCCACCACGTCAGCGATCGCATCTCCCATGACACCCAATGGTGGGACTCTACCCCCACCAATGACAGCAGGGAATATTGCACCCCGACCCAGTACAGTCGCTTACGATTTCCAATTAGCATCTGTACTACCACAAATTCCCTTCACTGGGACACTGGCTTATGGTGGTGATGGGGAGATGAGATTTCCCCTTTCTATACCCGCTCGCATTAGTTCTGTCTTTGGTTGGAGAACTCATCCCATTTCCGGCGATAGCCGTTTCCACGCCGGCACAGATTTAGCAGCGCCTATGGGTACACCAGTAGTAGCAGCCGCAGAGGGTACAGTGCAAACTGCAAACTGGATGGGTGGTTATGGTTTAGCCGTAACTGTTAACCATCCTTCATCTCAACAAACCCTTTATGCTCATTTGTCAGAACTGTTTGTTCAACCAGGTCAAAGGGTAGAAAAAGGAACCGTCATTGGGCGAGTTGGTAGCACTGGTAACTCGACAGGACCTCACCTGCACTTTGAAGTTCGCCACCTCAAACCACAAGGTTGGGTTGCTGTTGACTCAGGTGTACAATTACAAGTCGCCCTGAGTCAGATGGTACAAGCTTTACAAACAGCTCGAGTTATCCAAGAACCAGATAGCTAG
- a CDS encoding biotin--[acetyl-CoA-carboxylase] ligase, producing MGFNRQLLETILESRGKYTYLPSSLHIFESVPSTNQTLWDLLKQGADKKSVVIATQQTSGRGQWGRQWISPTGGLYLSVGIVPKLEAKDSYQLTLASAWGIAALLRQCGVSVGIKWPNDLVLHSRKLGGILTETKVHNGQIMQAVIGVGINWANPVPDTGINLESWQATQPTQAISCLEMLTTTVLLGIESGIECLCQEGVNVLLSRYLDLLTNIGEQVYINNLLGTVVGVTSQGKLHVSFEANDPNHIKTPEIYVEPGTISLGYCKSSVLI from the coding sequence GTGGGATTTAATCGGCAACTCTTGGAAACTATCCTAGAATCAAGAGGTAAGTATACTTATTTACCATCATCCTTACATATTTTTGAAAGCGTCCCTTCTACTAATCAGACCCTGTGGGACTTGCTCAAACAGGGGGCTGATAAAAAATCAGTAGTAATTGCCACTCAGCAAACTTCTGGACGAGGGCAATGGGGTCGTCAGTGGATTTCTCCCACCGGGGGACTATATCTTTCGGTGGGTATTGTTCCTAAACTAGAAGCTAAAGATAGTTATCAGCTAACCTTAGCTAGTGCTTGGGGAATTGCTGCTTTGTTGCGTCAGTGTGGCGTAAGTGTGGGCATTAAATGGCCTAATGACTTAGTATTGCATAGTCGCAAACTTGGCGGCATTTTGACTGAAACAAAAGTCCATAATGGACAGATAATGCAAGCAGTGATTGGTGTCGGTATTAACTGGGCTAACCCAGTACCAGATACTGGCATTAATCTCGAATCCTGGCAAGCTACCCAGCCTACTCAGGCTATCTCTTGTCTGGAAATGCTCACGACCACAGTTTTACTGGGAATAGAATCCGGTATAGAGTGTCTGTGCCAAGAAGGAGTAAATGTACTCTTGTCTCGATATTTAGATTTATTGACAAATATCGGTGAGCAGGTATACATCAATAATCTTTTAGGCACTGTGGTGGGCGTAACTTCACAGGGAAAGCTTCATGTATCTTTTGAAGCTAATGATCCAAATCACATAAAAACACCAGAAATTTATGTGGAACCCGGTACAATCAGTTTGGGTTACTGTAAATCTTCTGTTTTAATTTAG
- the pgeF gene encoding peptidoglycan editing factor PgeF — translation MHTWHWQNWQGLPYLTCSLLKDWHHGFFTQQFWPRSPEDLTKVLHPEASAYRLKQVHGNIVLTPQEIESQTGAEDSGLALGDGLISEQPLQAIWVASADCTPVLIGDVKTRQVAALHAGWRGTAAKIVPQAIARLQNQGSQIDDLRIAMGPAISGEVYQVSVEVAAEIGASITPHTEVQQIIAALHELPNSPLLADSHPGKVRLDVRRVNALQLESLGISAEQIAIAPYCTYQTPEYFFSYRREQQKKIQWSGIIR, via the coding sequence ATGCACACTTGGCACTGGCAGAATTGGCAAGGACTACCCTATCTTACTTGTAGTCTTCTCAAAGATTGGCATCACGGTTTCTTTACTCAGCAGTTTTGGCCGCGATCGCCTGAAGATTTGACAAAAGTTCTGCACCCAGAAGCATCAGCTTATCGTTTAAAGCAGGTACATGGCAATATAGTTCTCACCCCCCAAGAAATTGAGAGCCAGACCGGGGCTGAAGATTCTGGTTTAGCCTTGGGAGATGGTTTAATCAGCGAACAGCCATTACAAGCTATTTGGGTAGCTAGCGCCGATTGTACACCTGTACTAATTGGTGATGTCAAAACTAGACAAGTAGCAGCACTCCACGCGGGTTGGCGAGGAACTGCGGCGAAGATTGTTCCCCAGGCGATCGCCCGACTCCAAAATCAAGGTAGTCAAATCGATGACTTACGAATTGCAATGGGACCTGCTATTTCGGGTGAAGTTTACCAAGTCTCTGTAGAAGTAGCGGCAGAAATTGGTGCTAGCATTACACCCCACACAGAAGTACAGCAGATTATTGCTGCTTTGCATGAGTTACCAAATTCACCTTTATTAGCAGATTCCCACCCCGGAAAAGTCAGATTGGACGTGCGCCGAGTCAATGCTTTACAACTGGAAAGCTTGGGGATTAGCGCCGAACAAATAGCGATCGCTCCTTATTGTACTTACCAAACTCCAGAATATTTCTTTTCTTATCGTCGGGAGCAACAGAAAAAAATTCAATGGTCAGGAATAATTAGATAA